The Schizosaccharomyces pombe strain 972h- genome assembly, chromosome: I genome contains a region encoding:
- the lsb6 gene encoding 1-phosphatidylinositol 4-kinase Lsb6, with protein MESTFHSDTLDSFPNYQENSLNTNEEQTNPLESLRDGWASSNSSSSSSLLLPDENEGNEVFGSLKGLVTQSKFGQWANKLSKSLQARRRKSESISKPRVYYSVFMAPSWVLHAEKHWEEYPHYAGYDYKDYVRLLDATKEAIAHGVFPVLISKGSSGSYFVKNKVQKNIAVFKPKDEEPYGKLNPKWTKWFHRNLFPCFFGRSCLIPNTSYLSEAAACVLDRGLGLYLVPYTSVASISSPTFNYDYFARKAFLTRNKPLPEKTGSFQQFLDGFVVASKFFAQHPWPGTRHRETREYTESVASSEDFDIFDPFLAENEIETEFWTEELRLKFRFEFEKLVLLDYLMRNTDRNLDNWMIKICYEPCDNEEYYKSINLLSTNLTPNMSANSVDPAISQTSDFWKGPHFQIGAIDNSLAFPYKHPDSWRSFPYGWLSLPRSLFTQPFTEFTRQLFLHKLTSREWWEKLSDDLRNVFNQDLDFDEKMFSRQLSLVKGQAYNIVEVLKNPLMNIYDLLELPNLYVVEDVVRIEVNEPTSANSEEAEFGLPIKRDYGSILHPSCSQTFPPYPGSQLLQATPGRSFSSNAEALLPLNYITLLSKDSSSPKMLKDVIFERLQCASSNAVFSTC; from the coding sequence ATGGAATCGACATTCCATTCAGATACTCTCGattcttttccaaattatCAGGAAAATAGTTTAAACACTAATGAGGAACAGACCAATCCCTTAGAATCGTTAAGGGATGGATGGGCTTCGTCAAACAGTTCGTCTTCGTCGagtcttcttcttccagACGAAAATGAGGGAAATGAAGTCTTTGGAAGCTTAAAAGGGCTAGTTACCCAGTCAAAATTTGGTCAATGGGCTAACAAATTAAGCAAGTCTTTGCAAGCAAGAAGACGAAAGTCTGAATCAATCTCAAAACCCCGAGTTTACTATTCAGTGTTCATGGCTCCTTCTTGGGTTTTGCATGCAGAAAAGCATTGGGAGGAATACCCCCATTACGCTGGATATGATTATAAAGACTACGTTCGACTCCTTGATGCTACAAAGGAAGCAATCGCCCACGGCGTTTTCCCGGTCCTTATTTCCAAGGGGTCCTCTGGATCTTATTTtgtgaaaaataaagtccaaaaaaatatagctGTATTTAAACCCAAAGATGAAGAACCGTATGGAAAGCTAAATCCTAAATGGACGAAATGGTTCCATCgaaatttatttccttgCTTTTTTGGGAGAAGTTGTCTAATTCCGAATACTTCGTATCTTTCAGAAGCCGCTGCTTGTGTTCTAGATAGAGGTCTGGGTTTGTATTTAGTTCCATACACGTCTGTTgcatcaatttcttctccAACCTTCAATTATGATTATTTTGCACGAAAAGCTTTTCTGACAAGGAATAAGCCTCTTCCTGAAAAGACTGGATCTTTTCAGCAGTTTCTTGATGGTTTCGTCGTTGCATCCAAGTTTTTTGCTCAACATCCCTGGCCTGGTACTCGACATAGAGAAACCCGAGAGTACACGGAGTCTGTAGCTTCCAGCGAGGACTTCGACATTTTCGATCCTTTCTTAGCTGAGAACGAAATTGAGACCGAATTTTGGACCGAAGAATTACGCCTTAAATTCCGgtttgaatttgaaaaacttgTTTTGCTCGATTATTTAATGCGTAATACAGATCGTAATTTGGATAACTGGATGATCAAGATTTGTTACGAACCCTGTGATAATGAAGAATATtataaatcaattaatCTTTTATCTACGAATTTAACACCTAATATGTCTGCGAACTCGGTAGACCCTGCTATTTCCCAAACGTCGGATTTTTGGAAGGGACcacattttcaaatagGAGCGATAGATAATTCGTTAGCATTCCCTTATAAACATCCGGATTCTTGGAGGTCCTTTCCTTATGGTTGGCTCTCTTTACCACGCTCCTTATTTACGCAACCTTTTACAGAGTTTACCAGGCAACTCTTTTTACACAAGTTGACTAGCCGAGAATGGTGGGAAAAACTAAGTGATGATTTACGAAACGTATTCAATCAAGATTTAGATTTCGATGAGAAAATGTTTTCGCGGCAACTTTCACTTGTAAAAGGGCAAGCCTACAATATTGTTGAAGTTTTAAAGAATCCCCTCATGAATATTTATGATTTACTTGAGCTCCCTAATTTATATGTTGTTGAGGATGTTGTTCGTATCGAAGTAAATGAGCCAACGTCTGCGAATTCTGAAGAAGCAGAATTTGGTTTACCAATTAAACGAGATTATGGGAGTATTTTGCACCCTTCATGTTCACAAACTTTCCCTCCTTATCCAGGAAGCCAATTATTACAAGCGACACCCGGTCGGTCTTTTTCGTCAAATGCTGAAGCACTTCTGCCGTTAAATTATATTACCCTGTTGTCCAAAGATAGTTCATCTCCAAAAATGTTAAAGGatgtaatttttgaaagactCCAGTGTGCTTCTTCCAATGCGGTCTTTAGCACGTGTTAA